The Candidatus Nitrospira nitrosa genomic sequence GCAGGGTACCGGGTCCACCTCGCTCATGCACCAGCCCTGCCGCAGTATAGTGGGCTCAAGCATGTTGACGATCAACACGATGCGCAGTGGTTAGCCCATTTACTCCGGCTAGGTTTGCTCCCTACCGGGTACATTTACCCCAAAGCGGAACGGGCCGTGCGGGACTTGTTGCGGAAGCGCAGTCAGTTGGTTCGGCACAAGACCATGGTCGTGCTGAGCCTACAAAGCCTGCTGACACGACTGACTGGCAATCGGCTCTCCCTCCCTCGGCTTCGACAGCTCACCCCAGAGGGCATTCAGGCACTTGTGCCATTTCCCGAACATGTGCAATCGGTCAGCAGTTCGTTGGCTGTGCTGCAATGTCTGGAGCACGAGATTCACACGATTGAGGGCACGGTTCGGGAAGCGGGGCGGACTCAGCCGGGCTATGTGCTCTTACAGACCGTCCCCGGAATCGGGCCGATCTTGGCGGGCACCATTCTCCTGGAAGCCGGTGACCTGCGGCGGTTTGCGACCGTGGGACACTTCGCCTCCTACTGTCGCTGTGTCGGCAGCGAACATGTGAGTAACGGCAAACGCAAAGGGGCTGGCAACACGAAGAACGGCAACAAGTATTTAAGCTGGGCGTTCATCGAGGCGGCGCACTT encodes the following:
- a CDS encoding IS110 family RNA-guided transposase yields the protein MMCYAGIDLHATNSVLVVIDEADRVLYQKRLRNDLAVIFTALTPYQTTLQGVVVESTYNWYWLVDGLMEAGYRVHLAHAPALPQYSGLKHVDDQHDAQWLAHLLRLGLLPTGYIYPKAERAVRDLLRKRSQLVRHKTMVVLSLQSLLTRLTGNRLSLPRLRQLTPEGIQALVPFPEHVQSVSSSLAVLQCLEHEIHTIEGTVREAGRTQPGYVLLQTVPGIGPILAGTILLEAGDLRRFATVGHFASYCRCVGSEHVSNGKRKGAGNTKNGNKYLSWAFIEAAHFAIRYEAVIRTYYQRKQARTHPLVALKAVAHKLARACYHMLRAQVPFDLSRAFG